The following coding sequences lie in one Acidobacteriota bacterium genomic window:
- a CDS encoding SUMF1/EgtB/PvdO family nonheme iron enzyme encodes MNRNPSFSSSEVFISYAFEEAEFANQLVADLQAKGLACWIDTDKIRAGDKWTPALSEAILNSYVVVVIATRKSLHSEWVQKEITWAITNKIPIIPFLREDVKKESRYFPLIDCQWVSPLADGGYKTALSKLARSLEELKQKTQALIHYGKRPRAIQRDLEQAYFQRLQTEAVNEVYTPLGGSAQQTQRIEMRPRFALMPMDDEGRLMPEILPFNDAVKVIKNMRRAVLLGEPGGGKTTTIWKLAADLVETALRDDCAPIPLLISLREWTTPNQPLVKFIAEQLGDLANDLDSLLSNRWAALLLDGLNELPVGQREAKFPEVKRFIEQHPQLMAVVSCRKDDYTIKLGFDCINITPLDPVRIREFVKRYLDSESGETLFWKLAGERARNYHADFLAKVGAEHEDVFWLADTLPANLKWTYGWDTENKYGYWPDWFNHRETPSGLLLLASNPFMLTMLASVYARRGDLPRNRGKLFQNFVENLLDRERKGKAILDAEQKELIAGLAKIAFEMQNTPATQEASPQTGKAFVGASTVMPHDRVIQILGDRLFDLAVSASILSKDEQVRFTHQLLQEYFAAKEMDTQLQAGKLKAVAIWQPDRWWERTNWEEAAILLAGLYSDDCSQVVEWVAEANPEVAAQCVVRSGAALAEATKERLRAKWIPRLTDLKHDPDPKARAAVGRALGMIPAWDNRKGVGVIERDGLKLPDIDWVRIPEGEFQYGDDGEEDNKPQRLTLPEFYISRYPVTFAQYQTFLDDPEGFNDPRWFEGLAASEEDRQMREQYFKFANHPRETVNWYQAMAFCRWLSWRKGTTYDLKKVEQWAVRLPTEFEWEKAARGTDGRLYPYGKKFGARKGNTGEDESYIGQTSAVGIFPNGASPYGVEEMSGNVLEWCLSDYNDPQFDPKKENLRKKDIRRVLRGGSWFNSQVNARAVYRDDILAAYRYLIIGFRVVLCASPFSV; translated from the coding sequence CGTATGTCGTCGTCGTTATTGCCACGCGGAAATCTCTTCACAGCGAGTGGGTGCAGAAAGAAATCACGTGGGCGATCACCAACAAAATTCCGATCATCCCCTTTCTTCGGGAAGATGTGAAAAAGGAATCAAGGTACTTTCCACTGATTGATTGCCAGTGGGTATCGCCGTTGGCCGACGGAGGATATAAAACTGCGCTGTCAAAACTTGCGCGCTCGCTGGAGGAATTGAAACAGAAAACTCAGGCTCTCATTCATTACGGCAAGCGCCCGCGCGCTATCCAGCGCGATCTGGAACAGGCGTATTTCCAACGGCTTCAAACTGAAGCCGTAAATGAAGTTTACACGCCGTTGGGCGGCAGCGCGCAGCAGACTCAGCGTATAGAAATGCGGCCGCGTTTTGCGCTGATGCCGATGGATGACGAAGGTCGGTTGATGCCGGAAATTCTGCCGTTCAACGACGCGGTCAAAGTCATCAAAAACATGCGCCGCGCCGTGTTGTTGGGTGAACCCGGCGGCGGAAAAACGACGACGATTTGGAAGCTGGCGGCTGACTTGGTTGAAACTGCACTCCGCGACGATTGCGCGCCGATTCCTCTGCTGATTTCCCTGCGCGAATGGACAACGCCAAACCAGCCACTCGTCAAATTTATCGCCGAGCAGTTGGGCGATTTGGCGAACGATCTTGATTCCTTGCTCAGCAATCGGTGGGCGGCGTTGTTGCTGGATGGGTTGAACGAATTGCCCGTCGGCCAACGCGAAGCCAAATTCCCGGAAGTGAAGCGGTTCATCGAACAGCACCCACAGTTAATGGCCGTGGTTTCCTGCCGCAAAGACGATTACACGATCAAACTCGGTTTCGATTGCATCAACATTACTCCGCTCGATCCGGTTCGCATTCGGGAATTCGTCAAACGTTACCTGGATAGTGAGAGCGGCGAAACGCTGTTCTGGAAGCTGGCCGGTGAACGCGCGCGAAATTATCACGCCGATTTTCTGGCAAAAGTCGGAGCCGAGCACGAGGACGTTTTCTGGCTGGCAGATACGCTGCCCGCGAATCTGAAATGGACTTATGGCTGGGACACGGAAAATAAATACGGTTATTGGCCAGACTGGTTCAATCACCGCGAAACGCCGTCCGGTTTGCTGCTGTTGGCCAGCAATCCTTTCATGCTGACAATGCTGGCCAGCGTTTACGCTAGGCGGGGCGATTTGCCGCGAAATCGCGGCAAGCTGTTTCAGAACTTCGTCGAAAATCTGCTGGATCGGGAACGCAAAGGCAAAGCCATTCTGGACGCCGAACAAAAGGAACTGATCGCTGGGTTGGCGAAAATCGCTTTTGAGATGCAAAACACTCCGGCCACACAGGAGGCCAGCCCGCAAACCGGCAAGGCATTCGTTGGCGCTTCGACTGTCATGCCGCACGACCGGGTGATTCAGATTCTGGGCGACCGTCTGTTTGATCTGGCTGTCAGCGCCAGCATCCTCAGCAAAGACGAGCAGGTCAGATTCACGCATCAACTTTTGCAGGAATACTTCGCAGCCAAAGAGATGGACACCCAACTACAAGCCGGAAAATTGAAAGCTGTAGCGATCTGGCAGCCTGATCGTTGGTGGGAGCGTACAAACTGGGAAGAGGCCGCCATTTTGCTGGCCGGTTTGTACAGCGACGATTGCTCGCAGGTCGTTGAGTGGGTCGCCGAAGCCAACCCGGAAGTCGCCGCGCAATGCGTTGTTCGCAGCGGAGCCGCTTTGGCCGAAGCGACAAAAGAACGGTTGCGCGCCAAATGGATTCCTCGGCTGACGGATTTGAAACACGATCCTGACCCGAAGGCGCGTGCAGCAGTCGGGCGAGCGTTGGGAATGATTCCAGCTTGGGACAATCGCAAAGGGGTCGGCGTGATCGAACGCGACGGCCTGAAGCTGCCAGATATTGATTGGGTGCGGATTCCCGAAGGCGAGTTTCAGTATGGCGATGACGGCGAAGAAGACAACAAACCGCAAAGATTGACTCTGCCGGAATTTTATATCAGCCGTTACCCGGTGACCTTCGCGCAGTATCAGACGTTTCTGGACGATCCCGAAGGCTTCAATGACCCGCGCTGGTTTGAAGGCCTGGCAGCCAGCGAAGAGGATCGCCAGATGCGCGAGCAGTATTTCAAATTCGCCAACCATCCGCGCGAAACGGTGAACTGGTATCAGGCGATGGCGTTTTGCCGCTGGCTGTCGTGGCGAAAGGGGACGACTTACGATTTGAAGAAGGTTGAACAATGGGCAGTGCGTTTGCCCACCGAATTTGAATGGGAGAAAGCTGCGCGCGGGACGGATGGACGTTTGTATCCTTATGGTAAGAAGTTTGGTGCGAGGAAAGGCAATACCGGAGAAGATGAAAGCTACATTGGCCAGACCAGCGCGGTTGGCATTTTCCCGAATGGCGCTTCGCCTTACGGTGTGGAAGAAATGAGCGGCAACGTTTTGGAATGGTGCCTGAGTGATTACAACGATCCTCAATTCGATCCGAAGAAAGAGAATTTGCGGAAAAAAGACATCAGGCGCGTCCTGCGGGGCGGCTCGTGGTTCAACAGTCAGGTGAACGCGCGGGCCGTGTATCGTGACGACATTCTTGCGGCGTACCGTTACCTCATTATCGGGTTTCGTGTGGTGTTGTGTGCGTCCCCCTTCTCGGTCTGA